In Nocardia yunnanensis, one DNA window encodes the following:
- a CDS encoding putative bifunctional diguanylate cyclase/phosphodiesterase, translated as MGVDATTMVAASERVLSWLVEHFDVDFCYLRHTDAERRASVLVAEWPHRPPVEPDPLRVIYFDEQSDGVYAQLEHRLEPMIVRPNPDNLDYQRSIEQSAGIAEISMAAVPLVSRDSPTGVLGFIKKGDRDWSTRELNVLKAIAALFAQLQARIVAEERLRYIAMHDDLTGLANRRALLEHMEDRLRPGCAGPVAAFFLDLDRLKALNDFLGHTAGDNFIRTLAVRLRDNLDAGDMIARLGGDEFVIVPAKPMDAAAAEREAGRIQQLIARRVTVGEETVSRGASVGVALGIPGETTVADVLRRADHALLSAKSSGGNGVAVFTDAMRAQFELQDDVELNLRGAVSDGSLLLHYQPEVDLRTGRVVALEALVRWQHPTRGLLPPGAFVGVAEATNLAGELGRWVIRTAAEQFAQWRRRGLASNVVIRINVSPVQLVSLDFVETMEGVLRRYGIDGSSVCLEITEHVVVQDLARTQVTLRGLKRMGVQIAIDDFGTGYSSLSHLKALPVDAVKIDRGFVQRLGASADDLAIVKSIVGLAGSFGLGVVGEGVETTVAARTLVALGCYRAQGFLIARPMPAEEVEEHLAAGRIALDLDLPGTSRSVLPGPS; from the coding sequence ATGGGGGTCGACGCCACCACGATGGTGGCGGCGAGTGAGCGCGTGCTGTCATGGCTGGTCGAGCACTTCGACGTCGATTTCTGCTATCTCCGGCATACCGACGCTGAGCGGCGCGCGTCGGTCCTGGTCGCGGAGTGGCCGCACCGCCCCCCGGTGGAACCCGACCCGCTGCGCGTCATCTACTTCGACGAACAATCCGATGGTGTGTACGCCCAGCTCGAACACCGCCTCGAGCCGATGATTGTGCGCCCCAACCCGGACAATCTGGACTATCAGCGTTCTATCGAACAGTCCGCGGGCATTGCCGAGATCTCCATGGCCGCCGTCCCGCTGGTTTCCCGCGACTCGCCGACAGGTGTGCTGGGGTTCATCAAGAAGGGCGATCGGGACTGGAGCACGCGGGAGCTCAACGTGCTCAAGGCGATTGCCGCGCTGTTCGCGCAGTTGCAGGCGCGGATCGTGGCCGAGGAGCGGTTGCGGTACATCGCCATGCACGATGATCTGACCGGGCTGGCGAATCGGCGGGCGCTGCTCGAGCATATGGAGGATCGGCTCAGACCGGGGTGTGCGGGGCCGGTGGCGGCGTTCTTTCTGGATTTGGATCGGCTCAAGGCGCTCAACGACTTTCTCGGGCATACGGCCGGGGACAACTTCATTCGCACGCTCGCGGTGCGGCTGCGGGACAATCTGGATGCCGGGGACATGATCGCGCGGCTGGGTGGGGACGAGTTTGTGATCGTGCCGGCGAAGCCGATGGATGCGGCGGCGGCGGAGCGGGAGGCTGGGCGGATTCAGCAGTTGATCGCGCGGCGGGTGACGGTGGGGGAGGAGACTGTCAGTCGGGGGGCGAGTGTGGGTGTGGCGCTGGGGATTCCGGGGGAGACCACGGTGGCTGATGTGCTGCGGCGAGCGGATCACGCACTGCTGTCGGCGAAGTCGAGTGGGGGCAATGGGGTGGCGGTGTTCACCGATGCGATGCGGGCGCAGTTCGAGTTGCAGGACGATGTCGAATTGAATTTGCGCGGTGCGGTTTCCGATGGGTCGCTGCTGTTGCACTATCAGCCCGAGGTGGATTTGCGGACCGGGCGGGTGGTGGCGTTGGAGGCGCTGGTGCGGTGGCAGCATCCGACGCGTGGGTTGCTGCCGCCGGGGGCGTTCGTGGGGGTGGCGGAGGCCACGAATCTGGCGGGGGAGTTGGGGCGCTGGGTGATTCGCACGGCGGCCGAGCAGTTCGCGCAGTGGCGGCGGCGCGGGCTGGCCTCGAATGTCGTCATCCGGATCAATGTGTCGCCGGTGCAGCTGGTGAGTCTCGACTTCGTGGAGACCATGGAGGGGGTGCTGCGCCGCTACGGCATCGACGGGTCGTCGGTGTGCTTGGAGATCACCGAACATGTTGTGGTGCAGGATCTCGCGCGCACCCAGGTGACGTTGCGCGGGCTCAAGCGGATGGGCGTGCAGATCGCCATCGACGATTTCGGCACCGGGTATTCGTCGCTGTCGCATCTCAAGGCGCTGCCGGTGGACGCGGTGAAGATCGACCGTGGTTTCGTGCAGCGGCTGGGCGCCAGCGCCGACGATCTGGCGATCGTGAAATCGATTGTGGGGCTGGCGGGTTCGTTCGGCCTGGGGGTGGTCGGCGAGGGTGTGGAGACCACAGTGGCCGCGCGCACGCTGGTGGCGCTGGGTTGCTATCGCGCGCAAGGGTTCCTGATCGCGCGGCCGATGCCGGCCGAGGAGGTCGAGGAGCATTTGGCGGCGGGCCGGATCGCCCTGGATCTGGATCTGCCGGGCACCAGCCGGTCGGTGTTGCCGGGCCCGTCCTGA